Proteins encoded in a region of the Variovorax sp. PAMC 28711 genome:
- a CDS encoding DsbA family protein, which translates to MTSSSIPPHLLLAPDSATDHIHGTAKAKVTLVEYGDFECPSCGQAHAALKIVLAHFGPQVRFVFRHFPLREVHPRAELAAEASEAAGAQGKFWPYHDKLFDNQQHLDEKHLKQYAQDLGLDMARYENEMRDHVYLQRVQEQMQGATALHVRATPSFYVNGVFCDVSFGLEHLHQAIDKALLEG; encoded by the coding sequence ATGACCTCCTCATCGATTCCTCCCCATCTGCTGCTCGCGCCCGACAGCGCGACCGATCACATCCACGGCACCGCGAAGGCGAAGGTGACGCTCGTCGAATACGGCGACTTCGAGTGCCCGTCCTGCGGGCAGGCGCATGCCGCGCTGAAGATCGTGCTGGCGCATTTCGGGCCGCAGGTGCGCTTCGTGTTCCGCCACTTTCCGCTGCGCGAAGTGCATCCGCGCGCCGAGCTGGCGGCCGAAGCGTCTGAGGCCGCGGGCGCACAAGGCAAGTTCTGGCCGTACCACGACAAGCTGTTCGACAACCAGCAGCACCTGGACGAGAAGCACCTGAAGCAGTACGCGCAAGACCTCGGTCTGGACATGGCGCGCTACGAGAACGAGATGCGCGATCACGTCTACCTGCAACGCGTGCAGGAACAGATGCAGGGCGCGACCGCGTTGCATGTGCGGGCGACGCCGAGCTTCTACGTGAACGGTGTTTTTTGTGACGTGTCGTTCGGCCTGGAGCACCTGCACCAGGCCATCGACAAGGCACTTTTGGAAGGTTGA
- a CDS encoding NAD(P)/FAD-dependent oxidoreductase, with protein MEALDTCDVLVVGGGPAGSTISALLAAQGRSVVLLEKAHHPRFHIGESLLPGNVELFEKLGVRDQVDKIGMPKYGIEFVPPDLDYCSYVDFSEGWDPSKDSAWQVRRSDLDELLFRNAATKGATAIEGARVSQVDFDDHGATVRAVLDDGATRTWRARFVVDASGRDTVLANKFKSKKKNPRHNSTALFGHFRDARRLEGKREGNISICWFEHGWFWFIPLADGTTSVGAVCWAYYLKARDKPLKDYFFDTIAMCPELNDRLKGATLVDDAVHATGNFAYSSTHATGDRYLMLGDAYTFIDPMFSSGVYLAMQNAFDGAAMVETALDRPAELRAARQAVEKKMRDGPRDYSWFIYRVTNPTIRDMFMHPQNIFNAKQGLMSLLAADADPAPGYRRSLFMFKAVYYFVSLINFKRTWAGWKRHSIAIRDVGALKGETVLRP; from the coding sequence ATGGAGGCTTTGGACACGTGCGACGTTCTGGTGGTCGGCGGCGGGCCGGCGGGCTCGACCATTTCGGCCTTGCTGGCGGCACAGGGACGCAGCGTGGTGCTGCTCGAAAAGGCGCATCACCCGCGCTTCCACATCGGCGAATCGTTGCTCCCGGGCAATGTGGAACTCTTCGAAAAGCTCGGCGTGCGCGACCAGGTCGACAAGATCGGCATGCCCAAGTACGGCATCGAATTCGTGCCGCCCGACCTCGACTACTGCAGCTACGTCGATTTCTCGGAGGGCTGGGACCCGTCGAAGGATTCGGCCTGGCAGGTGCGCCGCTCCGACCTCGACGAGCTGCTGTTCCGCAATGCCGCCACGAAGGGCGCGACCGCCATCGAAGGTGCACGCGTGAGCCAGGTCGATTTCGACGACCACGGCGCCACCGTGCGGGCGGTGCTCGACGACGGCGCCACGCGCACCTGGCGCGCGCGCTTCGTGGTCGATGCGAGCGGGCGCGACACCGTGCTTGCCAACAAATTCAAGAGCAAGAAGAAGAACCCCCGGCACAACAGCACCGCGCTGTTCGGCCACTTCCGCGATGCGCGGCGGCTCGAGGGCAAGCGTGAAGGCAACATCAGCATCTGCTGGTTCGAGCACGGCTGGTTCTGGTTCATTCCGCTGGCCGACGGCACCACCAGTGTCGGCGCTGTGTGCTGGGCCTATTACCTCAAGGCCCGCGACAAGCCGTTGAAGGACTACTTCTTCGACACCATCGCGATGTGCCCCGAGCTGAACGACCGCCTGAAAGGCGCGACGCTGGTCGACGACGCGGTGCACGCCACCGGCAACTTCGCCTATTCCAGCACGCACGCGACCGGCGACCGCTATCTCATGCTGGGCGACGCTTACACCTTCATCGACCCGATGTTCTCGTCGGGCGTGTACCTGGCGATGCAGAACGCATTCGACGGTGCCGCGATGGTCGAGACGGCACTCGACCGGCCGGCCGAGCTGCGTGCGGCGCGGCAGGCCGTCGAAAAGAAGATGCGCGACGGCCCGCGCGACTATTCGTGGTTCATCTATCGGGTCACGAACCCGACGATTCGCGACATGTTCATGCACCCGCAAAACATCTTCAATGCCAAGCAGGGGTTGATGTCGTTGCTGGCCGCCGATGCCGACCCGGCGCCGGGCTACCGGCGCTCGCTCTTCATGTTCAAGGCGGTCTATTACTTCGTCTCGCTGATCAACTTCAAGCGCACCTGGGCCGGATGGAAGCGGCACAGCATCGCCATCCGCGACGTGGGCGCGCTGAAGGGCGAGACGGTCCTCAGGCCATAG
- the epsC gene encoding serine O-acetyltransferase EpsC — MSQFEVSDIVQQLHQVRDEWRDSQRRARDPGGREFPSRDAMTQVVESLKGALFPMRLGPPDLRHESEDFYVGHTLDSALQSLRVQATLELHYVARHQPRDEAAVDLQATAAVREFGLALPGIRRLLDGDVLAAYQGDPAARSVDEVLLCYPGVLAMIHHRLAHCLYRLGLPLLARIVAEAAHSQTGIDIHPGAQIDAGFFIDHGTGVVIGETAVIGKRVRVYQAVTLGAKRFPTDAEGNLQKGMPRHPVVEDDVVIYAGATILGRVTIGKAATIGGNVWVTDHVPAGASVTQASLQPQSPC; from the coding sequence ATGTCTCAATTCGAAGTCAGCGACATCGTGCAGCAGTTGCACCAGGTGCGCGATGAATGGCGTGATTCGCAGCGGCGCGCGCGCGATCCGGGCGGTCGTGAATTTCCCTCGCGCGACGCCATGACCCAGGTGGTGGAGTCGCTCAAGGGCGCGCTCTTTCCGATGCGGCTCGGCCCGCCGGACCTGCGGCACGAGAGCGAGGATTTCTATGTCGGGCACACGCTCGACTCGGCGCTGCAGTCGCTGCGCGTGCAGGCAACGCTGGAACTGCACTACGTCGCCCGGCACCAGCCGCGCGACGAGGCGGCGGTCGATCTTCAGGCCACGGCGGCGGTTCGCGAATTCGGCCTCGCGCTCCCTGGCATCCGCCGGCTGCTCGATGGCGACGTGCTCGCGGCCTACCAGGGCGATCCGGCGGCGCGCAGCGTGGACGAAGTGCTGCTCTGCTATCCCGGCGTGCTCGCCATGATTCACCACCGGTTGGCGCATTGCCTCTATCGGCTCGGCTTGCCGCTGCTGGCGCGCATCGTGGCCGAGGCGGCGCACAGCCAGACCGGCATCGATATCCACCCCGGGGCGCAGATCGACGCGGGCTTCTTCATCGACCATGGGACAGGTGTCGTCATCGGCGAAACCGCCGTCATCGGCAAGCGGGTGCGGGTGTACCAGGCCGTCACGCTGGGCGCCAAGCGCTTTCCGACGGACGCCGAAGGCAACCTGCAAAAGGGCATGCCGCGCCATCCGGTGGTGGAGGACGACGTCGTGATCTACGCCGGCGCCACCATCCTCGGGCGCGTCACCATCGGCAAGGCGGCGACCATCGGCGGCAACGTCTGGGTCACCGACCACGTGCCGGCGGGCGCCAGCGTGACGCAGGCCAGCCTGCAGCCGCAATCGCCTTGTTGA
- a CDS encoding glutathione S-transferase family protein, protein MIVLYHCVSARSFRPLWMLEELDTPYELRMLPFPPRVLDRSYLAINPLGTIPLLIDGSTRMTESAAICQYLCALKTPTSFQIEAGEEHFGAYLNHLHFGEATLTFPQTLVLRYAHFEPEHLKQPAVANDYAKWFLARLRTLEPHLSQHAYLCADRFTAADVSVGYALMLADYLGMAPRFTPAVAAYWGRLREREGFRRALNAQEQAALLQNVATTPSPTLTA, encoded by the coding sequence ATGATCGTTCTCTACCACTGCGTCAGTGCCCGCTCGTTCCGTCCGCTATGGATGCTGGAAGAGCTCGACACCCCGTACGAGCTCAGGATGCTTCCATTTCCGCCACGGGTTCTGGATCGGTCTTACCTTGCGATCAATCCCCTGGGGACCATTCCCCTGCTCATCGACGGGTCGACGCGCATGACCGAATCCGCAGCCATCTGCCAGTACCTCTGCGCGTTGAAGACGCCCACGTCGTTCCAGATCGAAGCCGGCGAGGAGCACTTCGGCGCCTACCTCAATCACCTGCATTTCGGCGAGGCAACGCTCACGTTTCCCCAGACCCTTGTGCTCCGGTACGCGCACTTCGAGCCCGAGCATTTGAAGCAGCCGGCCGTTGCCAACGACTACGCCAAATGGTTTCTGGCCAGGTTACGAACGCTGGAGCCCCACCTCTCACAACACGCCTACCTTTGTGCCGACCGCTTCACCGCAGCCGACGTGTCCGTCGGGTACGCCCTGATGCTGGCCGACTACCTGGGGATGGCGCCTCGATTCACGCCTGCGGTCGCGGCGTACTGGGGGCGACTCAGGGAGCGCGAGGGCTTTCGCCGCGCACTGAACGCGCAGGAACAGGCCGCGCTGCTGCAGAACGTTGCGACGACCCCCTCGCCGACTTTGACGGCTTAG
- a CDS encoding cation:proton antiporter, whose product MSTSEIFLIAMLIIFTAPYLIWRLGRTEYFAPLVVVQIITGILLGPGVLGALFPDYYKFVFNAPVIQSLNAIAQWAVMLFVWIAGIELDLKKAWEHRYESGVTAGLALGVPLLFGSVAAVGMLMYPGWIGPKALTWQFVLGIGMACAVTALPILILLMEKIQILRQPIGQRILRYASVDDIAIWGVLTLILMDWERVGKQAGFLVVFALASAAFRWLMVRIPEKDRWYAGLIWLAACGLGADWCGLHYMVGAFIAGAVMDSDWFDQKQMDWLRHNVLLVMMPVFFLSTGLRTNWQVGGGAVFVVAAVLLVASVSGKLIGTHIAGKILRWQPGEGSLIGWLLQTKALIMIIFSNVLLDKAIITNEAFTALLLMAVASTMLTVPVVSPKLARMKEIVFRSK is encoded by the coding sequence ATGAGCACCTCCGAGATATTCCTGATCGCGATGCTGATCATCTTCACCGCGCCGTACCTCATCTGGCGGCTCGGTCGCACGGAGTACTTCGCGCCCTTGGTGGTGGTGCAGATCATCACGGGCATCCTGCTCGGGCCGGGCGTGCTCGGCGCGCTGTTTCCCGACTACTACAAGTTCGTGTTCAACGCGCCGGTGATCCAGTCGCTCAACGCGATCGCACAGTGGGCCGTGATGTTGTTCGTGTGGATCGCCGGCATCGAGCTCGATCTGAAAAAGGCCTGGGAACATCGCTACGAAAGTGGCGTGACGGCCGGCCTGGCGCTCGGTGTGCCGCTGCTCTTCGGCAGTGTCGCGGCGGTCGGCATGCTGATGTATCCGGGCTGGATCGGCCCCAAGGCGCTGACCTGGCAGTTCGTGCTGGGCATCGGCATGGCGTGCGCGGTCACGGCCTTGCCGATCCTGATCCTGCTGATGGAGAAGATCCAGATCCTGCGGCAGCCGATCGGCCAGCGCATCCTGCGTTATGCGAGCGTGGACGACATCGCGATCTGGGGTGTGCTCACACTGATCCTGATGGACTGGGAGCGCGTGGGCAAGCAGGCCGGGTTCCTGGTCGTCTTCGCGCTCGCGAGCGCCGCGTTTCGCTGGCTCATGGTGCGTATCCCCGAAAAAGACCGCTGGTACGCCGGGCTGATCTGGCTCGCCGCGTGCGGGCTCGGTGCCGACTGGTGCGGCCTGCACTACATGGTCGGTGCCTTCATCGCGGGCGCGGTCATGGATTCGGACTGGTTCGACCAGAAGCAGATGGACTGGCTGCGCCACAACGTGCTGCTGGTGATGATGCCGGTGTTCTTCTTGAGCACCGGCCTGCGCACCAACTGGCAGGTGGGCGGCGGCGCGGTGTTCGTGGTGGCGGCCGTGCTGCTGGTGGCTTCGGTCAGCGGCAAGCTGATCGGTACGCACATCGCGGGCAAGATCCTTCGCTGGCAGCCCGGCGAGGGCTCTCTCATCGGCTGGCTGTTGCAGACCAAGGCCCTCATCATGATCATCTTTTCCAACGTGCTGCTCGACAAGGCGATCATCACGAACGAGGCCTTCACCGCCTTGTTGCTGATGGCCGTGGCGAGCACGATGCTGACGGTGCCGGTCGTTTCGCCCAAGCTCGCGCGCATGAAGGAAATCGTCTTCCGCTCGAAGTAG